The genomic window tactcctggctcctgcactcaggacttaccctggcggtactcaagggaccatatgggatgctgggaattgaacccgggtcggctgcgtgcaaggcaatcgccctacccgctgtgctattgctccagccccacagactgATTTTCATCAGGTGGGATATATGTGttccgtgggggaggggaggggagagtccaGCAAATGGGCATCTCAAGAGTTTTAGGTGCCTGCCTCTGTTCCCTGTTTGTCAACATGCCTATTGGGGGCGCTGCTTTCTGGCCAGCTCTGCAGAAATGGCCGCACTGCTGGCTGAGCGTTTAAAGAGCAGGCCAGAGCATGTCTCCGGGGTGGACGGAGCTCAccgtgggcggggggaggggggtggggggaggggcagaagacAAAAGACGGGGATGGTCATTCCAGGCAGTGGGCACTTGTGCAACATGAACTTTGCCGCCTGGACATGGCGTGCCCTTGGCTTGCAGCGCTTGGACAGGGACGAGGAACAGATGTGCCCACTGTCTTGCCAGGTCACCATAACCCCGCTGTTCAAACTgggtcccttctttttttttattctgcaaAACCAGATACTTCTTTCACACAGGCCCCGCTTGCCTGTTCTGCCAGGAGGGGGGGCACGGCTTAACACTCTTGTGTGCAGCTCCCGGGGCTGAGGAGTTTCGGCTCGGTCTGTGCCGTGGACAGCAGGTGAGGGGACAGAAAGAGAAGGCGACCCTTACGCTTCAGGAAGAGCCTGAGCCAAACCTGTCCCCTGAGGTCTAAGCACAGTGAACTTGACCTGCTGTTTGTAGGCCTTGGTTTAAATCTTGTCtcgttttggggggtgggtggtacACAGAGCTTTTATGTGCTAGCTGCCTTGCTGAGACTCATTCCTATTAATTCAGTCATCCAAAATAATCCCTCGAGGCAGGTGCAggtgtgttttttgtgtgtgtgtgggagagggggTTCTCAATTggtgcttttactttttttctcacttttagtAGTCTGGTGACAGCACACTCTCTTCTGCGTGGATGGGATGTTTATACCAGTGGGAAGCAtgcctgagggggtgggggtggctgcgGTGGCAGGCAGAGCCGCACCAGCAGGTGTGATGGCGCTTGCGGGTCACTAGAGGGCGCTCACGTGCAGCCTACCCCGGCAGCCTTGCCCTGACTCCCGGCTAAAGTCTCATTCCAGACTGCCCCTGCCCACGGTCCTTAAGGATTGGGTACTTAAGGATTGATGTGATCACCTGGGTTTTCCAGCTGTCAGCAGGGGCCCGGCTGCTGAAGCCACAGCTCAGGAGTCATCCTTAGCTCCTTTCCACGCCTTTATTCCCGGAAACCTGTGCCATTCTTAGATTTGGGGGGCTGCGTGGCACGTGCACGTGTCCCAGGTCTCgcccatctttctttctctgtgatattctttttatttattgttggtttttgagccacacccagctgtgctcctggcttgctcctggctctgcactcggggatcactcctggtggtgcttgggggtctggggatgaaacctgggccggctgtgtcTAAGTcaggcgccctacctgctgtactctctccccaccccatctcccctatTCTCTTAACTTTTCTCTCAGGTTTAGCCTCCCTCCTTTGATtcttccttggggtggggggaccttGCATTTCTTCTCGGAaaccatgctcttttttttttttttttccttcctcagccTCTCCCAGATTTGCAGAGGAATTGGTCCCCTCCAAAGATGAAGCTACCTCCCTTTGGCTGATTTCAGCTCATCCTTGAAGTCTTGGCCTGGGGCCATTTCTGGGAACTCTCGCTGACCACTCTAGGCGGGTAAGAGGCGAAAGCTCTGGGATCCTCTCCACAGAGCTTCCTAACCTGGAGACGGGGGTGGGTGAGCACTGCCAAGCCCCCAGCGCCCAGAGCAATGCCGGGTGTTGAGTTGAGTTGCACATCAACACAAAAGAGAATGGAAATTGACTCAGACATCTAAGGATTGCCTGTGGGGCCATCACGGGGAACTtgacctgctttttttttaatctgggagGAAATATTTGAACAACCTGAAGCAAATCCAATAACACTGCCTCATTACGTTTTTCCCTAGGAGCTGCCAGCAAGACTGCCTTGGAGTTAAATCCTTTAATTAAAATACCCCAGACTAAAACCTTTTGGTAGTGAAAGGAGGGCAGCCGCTGGGCCCGGAAGAATGGCAGAGCTCAGGTTGTCCCCGCAGGAGGGCCTGCCAGGAGACAGAGGTGCCCCGCAGCCTCAGGTCACTGGTGACTCACCTTGGCGGCCTGGAGGTGTATGACGGTGGTTTGGTTCCAGGCATCCTGCCTATCCACCCCGGACTCCATCAGAGTTTGTAAATGATGCACAGAGTCCTTGATGAGCCTGGAAGCCAAAGGGGAGGATGGTTGAGCTTCCTGACTGTGGcaaagacagtggtggggttTGGACCCAGGCTGCCTGCGAGGGTCTCACAGAAAGAAAAGCGGCTCCCAGCTCCTGACCACCCCTGGGTTTACAGAGCTCGGTAGACCTCACGTGTCTGGCCCTCCTAGTTTACTGCGGGTGGAGCAGACTTGTCTGGGGCACACAGCTAAGAAGCGGGCAGGCAGGTCCGAGCCCCCTGCCCTCGGCTGGCCATGAGGGCATCTGAGCCCTGTGTCTTCAGGCCAGGCGGTCACTGGCGGCCGGAGCCCAGCAAGAGCAGCTGTTCTGTAACGGCTCCTGAGCCCGCCGGGCGTCCAGCCCTGGCCTTCCACCCACcttagaggaaaagaagaaaaggacacCCGTGTTCTTCTAACTCATTACATTCGGTCAGTTTGCcactttctgttgttttcttcttgttgttcaGGGGCTAAACCCAGCAGGTAAccctcggggcttactcttggctctgtgcccggggagcactcctggctgtgcgttGTAAGCTAGGAGTGCCTACCAAATGCAGTGATATTTTGAACTGGGACCAGCCCCATGCAACCCTTGGAATCTATATGCAAAGTCAACTGTGGGAAgcattgtttattttgcttttcctgGGAGTAGATAAGCAGATGTTATGTAAGCTCAAAGCACTCTAACAGCATTTTTAATGACCTCAGCACCTTTCTTTTGACCTTCCCTGAAGTGTCAGTTTTGTGAGGCCTGGCCTTATCACACTGGCTTATTGGTGGATTCCCATTGCCTAGCATTGTCCCGGCATGGTACAGCTACTTAGGAAGGACTCATGGAACAAACGAGCAAATAGCCCAAGTTGCAGGGCTTTAGTGATAGCAaaatggtagggtgtttgccttgcggctgactcgggttcgattcccagcatcccaaatggtcccctgagcaccgccaggggtaattcctgagtgcatgagccaggagtaacccctgtgcatcaccgggtgtgaccaaaaaagaaaaagagaaaatatatatatatatatcccaagtTGCTTGTGATCTTGAAACAATTATTAGCCATCCCTGGGACAACAGATTGGCACACAAGACCTCAAAAGATTTTTCTGAAAGTTGCTTTTGATATTTTAGTTGGGGAGTAGTTCAGAAGGCTTTCGTTTTTAGAGTGAATTTCTCCACCACGGGCCCAGGATGAAGCTCAGTGGTAGACCAGTGGCCAGTAGAAGGCCTGGCTCTGATccttatcccccccccccacacacacacacagagtattgACTTGCTCCCTCTTGCCTGTGATGGCCTGAGTTTGCCTGTTAGAGCAGGGCTTCTAGTCTGCCCTGGCCCTTCCCCATGCACACTAGGTGGATGACAGTATTTGCTGACAGAATGGAAGAGTCTTATATCTTGTTCTGTTCCCTGGAGTCCTGTGGACCCTGGAAACAATCTACTGTGACACCTCGACGCAGTCACACTGTTTTCTGTTTCacttgggccacagccagctgtgctcaggggaccgtgtggtggtggggggagggggtagtaAAGTAGGAACTTTAGCACTTGTTTCCCAGGCGTTGAGGTAGTcgtctatattttttatattttttaattattattttgtttgtttctgagtcacacccggcatttctcaggagctgctcccaggggaccatgaggtaccagagaccaaacccaggcttcctgcctgttgggctagctctctggccctgtgaggtccgatttttaagaattatttttacacTGTGGACAAATATTGCCTTATGTGTATACATACCGATACACAGTAGTACTCATCTGTGAATGTCCTTTGTACTGGAAATTATTAAAGAacctaaagaattttaaaaattctcttttttgagggggtgggccGGGCCGTCCCTGGCAGTGTccgggagccactcctggtggtgttgggggtaagtgctcagtgctcgggatcaaacccagggctctccAGCACagcctgtgccccagcccttggaaccatctccccagccctgaaattcCTTGCACTGGCCAGAAGGATGATGCTTCCTCCTAGCTTGACCAGCTGGGATGGGGAAGTGATGGTGGCCCGCGACTTAGCGATATGACTCCCCCCGTCTCTCTGCCCAGAGCGGCAGGAGCCGAGAAGCCCAAGGAGTCTGGGACCTGGACGGGTATTTCGAAAACCGTCCACAGACACGCACCTGGCCGTCCCACTGcccccccctctccgcccccatGTGGGAGGAAATCACCCCCAGCATGGGCTCACCTGGCCGCCGTGTGTGCCCAGGCCTCACTGTAGAGCTCCGGACGCAGGAAGTCCGCTGCCTTCCGGGCTGGACACCGGGGCACGCCAGCTGTGGCCAGGTAGGCAGCAGACTGAGGAAGAGACCTTTGCGATCCGGCACCCTGGGAGGTCTGAGCCTGCAGGTAGGTCTTCACCAGGAACCTAGGGAGGCAGGTGCGAGGGAAGGGGGTGGCCCAGGCCTCAGTCAggcccccccctcgtcccgcctGACCGTGGGTCACTCTCCAACCCAGAGCCCCCAGAGACAGCTGCTGAGAGGCCCGCAGGCAGGGGGGAGACGGACAGACTTCCTCTCCCCGTCCGGGTGAGAGCCGGGCTGACATGCTCAGGTCCTGAACGTCATAAGCCCCTTTGATATCTGAGCAAACAACCCTTTCCGCGGGGTAGGATCTTGTGACTCGGGGATTTGTACTGAAAAGTTCAGCGACTGCGGAAATCAAATTTTCTTAGCTGAGAAAAGACGGGTAGATGCAGAAATGCTAACACGAGTGGGCGGATTACAGGTGATTCAGCGTCTTAGGATAATCCTGAGTTTATAAGGCGCTGGGGCTCAGAAGGTCTCTGGAGCCCCAGCTCTGAGGTCGGTGTGATGCTCCTGAAGTCAGTTCACCTCCCTCAGCCTCAATTTCTCGGCCCTGGTTGTTCTCCCCTGATAGGGCTTGTGAAAGCCGGGTGAGACTGTTAAGGAGTCAGGCAGGCGCTGGGCTCCGGGCAGAGCCCAGGTGTTAACTACCCCTCTTGGAAtttgaaggagggaaaaaaaaagaaacccaagccaaaataaatgatattagGTTCCAAGAAATGTTCCATAGTGTACTTGCAGGCGAACCCTCTCTCCCGGCATGGGGAAGTATTTGCCTGAGGGTGGATGAATGTGAAGGTCCAGATGCAGAGAAGAGAGGTGGGGAGTGGGCCGGCTCACCCCGCCCTCCTTGCCCCTTGGGGTgcagcccctgccctggggcACAGGGTGTGTGGGTGCCCGGCCCTCAAGGGCACTCCTGCTGCAGAGGGAGACCCCTGCTGTGAGCGTCACCCACttggcaggaggagggagggctgCCGGCTCGGGGCGTGCCCGCTTCCTGCCCAGCAGGGCCGTGAGAGCCGCCAAGGAGCCCGCAGAGGAACACGTGGATGGGCGTCGAAGAGAGCAGGCgggcgcaggggtgaggggtggggggtgggaaggcagGTGCAGAGGCGCCCTGGTAAGGGAGCCCGGGCTAGAGTGTGGTGGAccgggagggcaggagggcagcgcCAGGTCTGAAGGACCCAGAGCGCAGGGCCACCGGGCAGGGTGTGACAGGTGCCCAGAGCAATGGGAGAGTGCGAGTGATCGGGGTTAATATCCGACAGGAAAGCAGCGTGAAAAGAGATCTTCTCTCTCGGCCTTGCAAAGCTCCCTCTGGCCACGTGGGGAAGAAGGACTGATGTGGGGCGGGGAAGAAGGGGGAGGCCGAGGCCGTGGTCCAGGAGAGGGGACGGCGGCCTGGCTGGGCGCCGTGGTGCCTCCGGGAAGAGGTTCCGATCAAGCCTTAGCATCCTGCTCCCCTTAGAGTTCTGCTTCTGTTCCAGTGGGGGCCGGGCCCCGCCCGCCTTACCTGGCCACCTGTAAGTAGAGCACCGTGTTCTCCCCCTCGTAGGTGCAGGAGGCGGTCACTTTGGTGACCAGTGATGGCAGGCCACTCAGCTTTGAGAAGCCGTGTCCACCGCAGGCCCTGCGGCACGCCTCTGTCCCCTGGGCGCAGAACTCCGACACCAAAGCCTTCATCCCCGAGCTCAGTGCATGGAGCTGCGAGAAGAAGCGGGGAGCGTCGTGAAGGGCCCCCAGGACCGGCCAGGCTTCCCCCTCAGGGAGCCCCTACTCTCAGGATGGCGTAGGCTGGGCCGCGGATGTGGCCGGCAGCAAAGTCTGGCCTCCCCGCTGGGACACATGAACTCAGTGTCTAGATGggcagtgggggcagggagggggtggcagcATGGGGAATAAGAAAGCTGAGACTGAAGTGTGGCACCTCATCAAAGTCACACAGGTAGCTGGGCCAGAGAGCTGTGGGGGCAAGAAGAAGaagggcaaaaacaaacaaaagaaaaaagggggctggagcaatagcacagctggtagggcgtttgccttgcacgcggccgacccgggttcgattccgagcatcccatatggtcccctgagcaccgacaggagtaattcctgagtgcagagccaggagtaacccctgagcatcgctgggtgtgacccaaaaaaaagcaaaaaaaaaaaaagaagaagggaccagggctggagcgatagcacagcaggtagggcatgcagagccaggagtaacccctgtgcatcgctgggtgtgacccgaaaagcaaaataatgataataataataataataataataataataataataataataataatggaccTAGGATGAAGCTAGGATGAAGGTAGCCTGGGGGAGGTCTCACTCAGTGCTCATTGCCCATTCGGGGTTAGGTCTCGGGCTGGCAAgcagaggggctgggtgggggtgggggtgggggaggaggggtgaggcaTCAACGCCCTGCTCTGGCTAACAGGAGGGCCTGGCAGGCAGCTGACCAGATCGGGTCTTTGTTCTTGAAGCCTCCCACAGGTTTCAGACTTTCCAGTGCTGGGGGGAGGCGCATGTCCTCTCGGCCCTGTGAGCCAGGATGCGGAGGGTACCCGCTGTGCCCCGGGAAGGATGAGCCGGAGGAGTGCACAAAGCCGCACCACAGCAGGGGCATTGGCGTGCGCGCCAGCCCAAGGTGTTTCATCCGCAACGCTGGGGTTCGGAGGTGTTCAGGAATCAGAAtcggtttttggtttttttttgagttttaggcCGGTAAAGCAGGGCATTTGAGGTAGAGTAGATGTCATAGTACCCGTAGAGGAGTCTGGGATAACCTAAATAAGCAGACACCATAGTGCTGCAAATGTGCTCAGACGTGGCCGgtgcgataggacagcgggtaagggctttgccttgcacgtgactgaccgaggtttggtccccagcatccctgagcaccaccaggtgtgatttctgagtgcagagccaggagtaacacctgagcaccactgggtgtggcccaaaagcaaacaaggaaaaaaaaaaaccacgtgctcagggggcccacaGGGCTGCCGCAGCGACTGTATTCTGAGTCAGACTGTGGGTTTGCTGGGCACTTGGGGATGCCAAGTGCAATCTGGGATTGTGCACCCTGGTGTTCTGTCTAGTGGGTGTGATTATTTCCTCTGTGTTGCCTTAGGGCCACGGggaaatcatgtggtgccagggatcagccagGCCGCCTGCTTACAAAGCGTGCGCTCCAAGTCCTTGGCGCTATCTCTTGGCACTGAGGCTGCCTATTGTTTTCGGAGCTTTCTGGGGGCAGGTGGGCGTGGGTTTACTTGTTGGGGTAAAGTTCACCGTGGGTACCTTGGTATATGGGAGGGACCCAGTGCGGGGCTGTGGGAACAGGGTTGTGGCTGCTTcccagggcaggtgggggagggggcggggtaggGACAGTTTCACTGGCCAGCCCCTAGCGCCCCCGAAGAGAGCAGGTACCTCGGGCAGGAGGCTGAAGTCTCGGTCCCGGATGGCTCTGTAGGAGTGACGGAAGAACTCCAAGAGGTTGTTCGCCAGGAAGTGGAATGCATAGGCCGAGGCCAGCGGAGGGAAGAGTTTCTGCTGCTGCGTCTGGTAGTCCAGGACTTTGGCTTCCGGGTCACTGAGTGGAGCAGAAGCAGAAGACTGAGAACACTGCTCCGTGCCACAAATGGCTTCTGACATTCCCCAGGGCCAGGACGGTCCTGGGGGAAACTAAGAGGACAGTTGTTTTGGTAGCAGGTTGCAGAGTCAACTGTTAGGGGTCAGTTGGTAATCTTACAAAATCCCCACAGCCCATCTGAATTAGTTCACCCAGAAATCCTTGCTGAGGGGAACTGACAAAATGGTGGCAGGTGAATCATTCTGCTTCAACCCAGACGCTTCTGCATGCCACACCCCGGGACTCAAActgctcttttattattattattatttttgcttttttgggtcacccccagagatccacaggggttactcttggctcgtgcactcaggaattactcctggcggtgctcaggggaccatatgggatgctgggaatcgaaccaggatcggctgcgtgcaaggcaaacgccctacccgctgtgctatcgctccagcccctcaaactgcTCTTTGACTGCCAAGGTACATGTGCTGTGCCTGGGACCTGTGCAGAGGCCGGTCCAGAATTCTGAGGACATGGACAGAATCCCAGGAGGACACGGCACTGGCCAGTGGTCGCTGCTGTGTCCTTCAAGCCGGAGATGAGCCCGCATGGTAGGGCCTCCCTTtgtgaatggggggggggggtgaaaggTGAGAGTAAACCCCAGCTTCTGCCTGTCCAGCCTCTTGCCCACTGCAGCCCAGACAGCagcagcctcctcctccccactctgctgGCCTCTGGAGAACACGCCCGATGCCCTGGTCTGCCAGAGGCCATTGTGTCTGGCACTCTGGATAAGGTGCATGTCCTTGATTTCTCCTCAGCTACACTCTGAGGATCATTCCCATGACACCCGGGTTGAAACTAAGGAAGCTGGGGTCGGGCAGCTGGCCTTAGCTCTCACAGGGGGCCGGTTGGACGAGGGGTCCCCGGCCTCCTGGTCTCTAAGCCCCAGGCACTTAGCATTTGACTCCTGGGTCCCCGAGCTCAGGGCAGAAGTACCACCAGACACCCGGACCAGTGTCCGCTGGCTGCTGTCCGTCCTGCTGATCTGACTGTCCGTCTCACAGGGGAAGGTCAGGGCCaaaggagggggcagggctggccagggGGCACTGAGGACAGTCCGCCAAGTGGAAGCTGTCCCCTCCTAGTCCCcagcttccttttttttgctCACGCAGCTGTGAGCTCCCGCTCCACTCACCACACTGACACCATTTTTCTGTGTCCTGGGTGGGTGTGTCGTGCCCACATGAAACACATTTCATTGAAAATTTTGTTAttcaatcttcacatacttttgcctaaggaaacttaaaaaaaattttttttctttttgggtcacacctggcaatgcacaggggttactcctggctctgcactcaggaatcacccctggcggtgctcaggggaccatatgggatgctgggaatcaaacccaggtctgctgcatgcaaggcaaacgccctacccgctgtgctatcactccagccccaaggaaacttttttggatcatttttagcagattattcataacaagcaataccaaataaattatttagggcctgctgttGGGGCAGTCTTGGGAGTaattgggaaaatttgaaataatgggggtgggaaggtgttatggtggtgggattggtgttggaatattgaatgtaataaaatactgtgaactttataaaaataaaataaatttttttaattgaaaaacaattttaaaaaaagaaaattttgttactTATTCTAACTTCAAATTTAACAGACAGTCCTGCATTTTTATGTTCTGAACCTGGCAactgtgtgcacacagacattaAGAGAGGCGAGAGGCCTTTGCTCTTTGGCACCATGGAGATGAGGGAGTGTGATCCCGATGCAACCACGGACAATCACACTGGCCCAGACTTGAACTTACCCTGGGGGGAGGCTGACACTCCCAGCCAGAGAAACCCTTTCTGATGAGGACAGGCTGCTGTGAGGGTGAGGAgctgtgccacacacacacatacacacacatacacacatacatacacacttataCTGactcatatacagacacacagacacacatatatacacattcacagacacacacacacgcacacccctgAGAGAACAAACACAGAAGCCACAGTCCCCTGCAGTGTGCCAACCTGCTGCCCGTCACAGAACTGGACACTGGAACCAGTCAGACCATAGCCCAACTGGTGCTAAGGGCCAAGGACACCAGCCTGGGAACCCACGAGGCTAAGAGAGCCGAaggccagggccaggccctgACATGGGCAgcagtggcggggggcgggggccttgCCTGGGCCGGAGGCGGGACTGGTGGCGGATGACAGAGTAGCGGATGGCGATGCAGCAGGCCTTCTGCAGCAGGGGCACGATCTCGCCCAGCAGCAGCTCCACGCGCACCACCACCATGGAAAGGTAGTTGCTCTGCGGCGTCCCCAGCTTGACGTAGGTGCCGTCAGGCCGGACCTGGTGGGCCAAGGACAGGTGCTGGGTCTGAGCTGAGGCTCGTGGTTCAGCAGCCACGAGGGCGGATCAGCACCTGTTGCTGGTGGCTGGGTGCCACTGTCCCCAGGCCCTGGCTCGGGCTCCTGTGCTGGGACTCGCTGGGCGCTCGCTAGAGTCTGCAGCTGAGCCCTCCTGGCCGGGGGACACACAACTGGCTTCTGTCCCGTGGCCAGTGTGTCCACACACACTGCGCCCTCCTCTCAGCTTGCCACCCCATGAGGTGAGCGTTTGCTCCCAGGAACTGAGTCTCAGCGAGGACAAGTTGAGCCCGAGGTGACATATATCTTTCACCCAGCTTTCAGGGACACCAGAGCCTGGGACCTCAGCGTCATGAAGGAGGCCGCAGAGCAGTGGCTGCCAGGGACAgccgctgcccccccccacccctcggcTCACCCACCTGTGCAAAGCGGTTCAGCATGTTCTCCCGGGGGATCCGCACGTGGTCCAGCCGCAGGAAGCCATTGTCCGTGTGCTCAAAGTCCATCTTGGGCCCGATGTCTCCAACGGTGACTCCTAGTAGAGGAAGGAGACGGGACAGTCTGTCactcagtgacacacacacacacacacacacacacacacacacacacggtagcTCACCCGCGCCTCACGGCAGCCTGTGCCCCCTGGGGGGCGAGTCAAAGTCAGGACACGCCAGGTCTGCCCCACTGGGGCCCTCTGCCCAGGGGAGATATACCCCCTCATTCCCAAGATGGCACGGCTGGGTGGGGTCTCCTCGCAGGGGTCCCCGAGGCCACAGCAGCAGCACTTACCTGGCAGTGGGCTGTGGTCCTTGAGGCTCCGGATGGGCACGATGAAGGCGTGCATGCCCTGCCGGGCTCCCGAGCAGATGAGCTGGGCCTGCACCAGGGCGTGGGTAGCGGACCGTCCCActgagggcaggggggagaggcCAAGCGTAAGCCGCTGCTTGGGAAGGCGTAGGGTGTGGGGTGGGCGGGCCAGCT from Sorex araneus isolate mSorAra2 chromosome 4, mSorAra2.pri, whole genome shotgun sequence includes these protein-coding regions:
- the ACOX2 gene encoding peroxisomal acyl-coenzyme A oxidase 2, with translation MGSPAYRVSMGETPSRGVHPDIESERSVRPFNVERLTNLLDGGAQNTALRREIERIIQSDQTLSVKDIYFMTQNERYEAAVQKACRVLMLAQRLGWPEDGLELKYAYRALSGDMAFNIHRVFQKALESLGSDEQIAKWGPPSSQFQIIVTYAQTELGHGTYLQGLETEATYDAATQEFVMHSPTLTATKWWPGDLGRSATHALVQAQLICSGARQGMHAFIVPIRSLKDHSPLPGVTVGDIGPKMDFEHTDNGFLRLDHVRIPRENMLNRFAQVRPDGTYVKLGTPQSNYLSMVVVRVELLLGEIVPLLQKACCIAIRYSVIRHQSRLRPSDPEAKVLDYQTQQQKLFPPLASAYAFHFLANNLLEFFRHSYRAIRDRDFSLLPELHALSSGMKALVSEFCAQGTEACRRACGGHGFSKLSGLPSLVTKVTASCTYEGENTVLYLQVARFLVKTYLQAQTSQGAGSQRSLPQSAAYLATAGVPRCPARKAADFLRPELYSEAWAHTAARLIKDSVHHLQTLMESGVDRQDAWNQTTVIHLQAAKAHCYYITVKSFVEALEKLENEPAIRQALKRLCDLHALQGILTNAGDFLHDGFLSGAQVDMARTAYMDLLRLIRKDAILLTDAFDFTDQSLNSALGCYDGNVYERLFQWAQKSPTNTQGNPAYEKYLKPLLQSWRSKL